A region of Reichenbachiella carrageenanivorans DNA encodes the following proteins:
- a CDS encoding tetratricopeptide repeat-containing sensor histidine kinase: protein MQPNIQNEPSLDYEAQLKRVDSMLKYAMESRVSSVKDAIDLTIQAQAKCVSLNYAQGLAQCSCQLGLFYMIIGDHLAALEYSQDALKLFTELASKQGMADALFNIGSIEYKSTKYHKGLERFYECLRIQREIKDVVGESRTLKAIGFIYEAFNEYDKALETYQKCRELSHLNNDKNGESNACNPLSGIYLKRGDYKNALETINTSIILKKETGDKRGLAFAWYGKGKIHLHLKEYEEARGYFLKSLKVHNEVGDKMGCGMSMTKLGQVCKSTNQYSEAKKYFHEAIALGESLDNLQLMYKAYYELFDIAMNDSNESEALAFHIKYHNYKEQVLNSETKSKIKSLESMWKMESLESEARLQRENNYAIEKKNEELDKFSSRVSHDLRGPISSLMGLYDVVRSEISDENALRYFQLYHHRITRINQTIIDLLELSKVKDWQLSSTRIDFDEMVADCIESFSYLPGFDKIQFDIELDKEMEIESDRSLMNTIIQNLIENSIKYARQDIDNPFVKIQVKQTAEDYMCVIVEDNGIGIEEEYQTKVFDMFYRANDEVQGSGLGMFILKSAVEKLEGEVSLMSEVNKGTKFVVLLPILENLKKEYLGI from the coding sequence ATGCAACCCAACATCCAAAATGAGCCTTCCCTAGACTATGAAGCTCAACTAAAGCGTGTAGACTCCATGTTGAAATATGCGATGGAGTCGCGAGTGAGTAGTGTCAAAGATGCTATAGATCTCACTATTCAAGCACAGGCTAAGTGCGTGTCGCTAAACTATGCGCAGGGTCTTGCGCAGTGTTCTTGCCAATTGGGATTGTTTTATATGATCATTGGTGATCATTTGGCTGCGCTCGAGTACTCACAAGATGCCCTCAAGTTATTTACAGAGTTGGCGAGCAAGCAGGGTATGGCTGATGCACTATTCAACATAGGTAGCATTGAATACAAATCCACAAAATATCACAAGGGACTAGAGCGTTTTTACGAATGTTTACGGATTCAGCGAGAGATCAAAGATGTCGTGGGGGAGTCAAGAACATTGAAAGCGATAGGATTTATTTACGAAGCTTTTAACGAATACGATAAAGCGTTAGAGACGTATCAGAAATGTCGTGAGCTCAGTCATTTGAATAATGATAAGAATGGAGAGTCTAATGCTTGCAATCCGCTCTCTGGTATATATCTAAAGCGTGGTGATTATAAGAATGCGCTAGAGACCATCAATACCAGTATCATACTCAAAAAAGAAACGGGCGACAAACGAGGGTTGGCTTTTGCATGGTATGGCAAAGGGAAAATCCATCTTCACCTTAAAGAATATGAAGAGGCACGAGGATACTTCCTGAAAAGTTTGAAGGTGCACAATGAAGTGGGGGATAAGATGGGGTGTGGTATGAGTATGACCAAGTTGGGGCAAGTATGCAAATCGACAAATCAATATTCAGAAGCCAAGAAGTATTTTCATGAGGCTATAGCACTAGGGGAATCACTTGACAATTTACAATTGATGTATAAAGCCTATTATGAATTGTTCGACATTGCCATGAATGATAGCAATGAGTCTGAAGCATTGGCTTTTCATATCAAATATCACAATTATAAAGAGCAGGTGCTCAACTCCGAAACCAAGAGTAAGATTAAAAGTTTGGAGTCGATGTGGAAGATGGAGTCTTTGGAGTCCGAAGCCCGTTTGCAGAGAGAAAATAATTATGCCATAGAAAAGAAAAATGAGGAGTTGGATAAGTTTTCTTCTCGAGTATCGCATGATCTTCGAGGACCGATTTCTTCATTGATGGGATTGTATGATGTAGTAAGGAGTGAAATCAGTGATGAGAATGCTTTGAGGTACTTTCAGCTTTATCATCATAGAATTACTCGCATCAACCAGACCATCATAGATCTACTGGAGCTTTCTAAAGTCAAAGATTGGCAACTGTCTTCTACCAGAATTGATTTTGATGAGATGGTGGCCGACTGTATAGAATCATTCAGTTATTTGCCAGGGTTTGATAAAATCCAATTTGACATTGAACTCGACAAAGAAATGGAAATAGAATCGGACAGGAGTTTGATGAATACCATCATCCAGAACCTGATCGAAAACAGCATAAAATACGCTCGGCAAGATATCGACAATCCTTTCGTGAAAATACAAGTCAAACAGACCGCGGAGGACTACATGTGTGTGATCGTAGAGGACAACGGGATAGGGATAGAAGAGGAATATCAAACGAAGGTGTTTGATATGTTTTATAGAGCCAATGATGAAGTACAAGGGTCAGGTTTGGGGATGTTTATCTTGAAGTCTGCTGTAGAGAAACTAGAAGGAGAAGTGAGTTTGATGAGTGAGGTGAATAAGGGAACTAAGTTTGTTGTCTTATTGCCTATTTTGGAAAATTTAAAAAAAGAATATCTTGGTATCTGA
- a CDS encoding DEAD/DEAH box helicase: MNTFSELGLEPRLVDALNDLGIVKPTQIQQEAIPILLDSMQDFIGLAQTGTGKTAAFGLPLLQVVNEDSNTCQAIVLAPTRELAQQIAEGLNSFAKNIRKLKIEVVFGGAAITNQIKALKAKPQIVVATPGRLVDLINRKVISMSSLSYVVLDEADEMLNMGFKEELNKILADTPAEKTTWLFSATMPSAITNIVSTYMNNPKEVSVKSGVEVNKNISHQYLVVKMSDKLEAIKRVLDVNPNFYGVMFCRTKIDTQNLADDISRAGYRAEALHGDLTQKQRDAVMRKFKDRSLSMLVATDVAARGIDVNDVTHVIHHRLPDELEFYTHRSGRTARAGKKGISIALVSKGEVRRIGDIERRLKIKFEKELIPTADEVMSSRMDNSLKLIADYEIKGELPADLRKQAQEMFTALSKEELVDKLLAQELSKVNISNSGDLNQTENSRSKEGGRERSSGTHARLFINLGKIDDISNAELLHMICDISGADKSKIGKIELQQKRAYFEVEKSIANDVMGKFKGYEFEGREIRVNEEEQSSRSGHAQQRGYQDRKRRGSGGGGSGRSGRSGGSGRSNSGGGRSGRSGGRRR; the protein is encoded by the coding sequence TTGAATACTTTCTCAGAACTCGGGCTTGAACCAAGGTTGGTCGATGCTCTTAACGATTTAGGCATTGTTAAACCCACCCAGATTCAGCAGGAGGCCATTCCGATACTTCTCGATTCTATGCAAGACTTTATTGGTCTGGCACAAACGGGTACCGGAAAAACCGCGGCCTTTGGATTGCCTTTGCTTCAGGTAGTCAACGAAGACTCCAATACCTGTCAGGCAATTGTACTTGCACCTACTAGAGAACTCGCACAGCAGATTGCAGAAGGCTTGAATAGCTTCGCTAAAAACATACGTAAATTGAAGATCGAAGTGGTATTTGGAGGAGCTGCCATTACCAACCAAATCAAAGCACTCAAAGCCAAGCCTCAGATTGTAGTAGCTACACCAGGTCGATTGGTAGATTTGATCAATCGCAAAGTGATCAGCATGAGTTCGTTGAGCTATGTGGTGCTAGACGAAGCTGACGAAATGCTTAACATGGGCTTCAAAGAAGAGCTTAACAAGATATTGGCAGATACACCTGCTGAGAAAACAACTTGGTTGTTTTCTGCCACCATGCCTTCGGCCATCACCAACATTGTAAGTACTTACATGAACAATCCGAAAGAGGTTTCGGTAAAAAGTGGCGTAGAAGTAAACAAAAATATATCTCATCAATACTTGGTAGTAAAGATGAGTGACAAACTAGAGGCTATCAAAAGAGTATTGGATGTCAATCCTAATTTTTATGGAGTTATGTTTTGCCGAACTAAAATTGATACGCAAAACCTAGCTGATGACATTAGTCGTGCGGGTTATAGAGCAGAGGCCTTGCATGGAGATCTTACCCAGAAGCAGCGAGACGCTGTGATGCGCAAATTCAAGGACAGGTCATTGTCTATGCTCGTAGCTACCGATGTGGCTGCTCGTGGTATAGATGTAAATGACGTGACACACGTGATTCACCACAGATTGCCAGACGAATTGGAGTTTTATACCCATAGAAGTGGTAGAACAGCCCGAGCAGGTAAAAAAGGAATCTCTATAGCCTTGGTAAGCAAAGGTGAGGTAAGGCGAATTGGAGATATAGAACGAAGATTGAAAATCAAATTCGAAAAAGAGTTGATACCTACGGCTGACGAGGTGATGTCTTCTCGTATGGACAATTCTTTGAAGTTGATCGCTGATTATGAAATCAAAGGTGAGTTGCCTGCAGACTTGAGAAAGCAAGCTCAGGAAATGTTTACCGCTCTATCTAAAGAAGAATTGGTAGATAAGCTTTTGGCTCAAGAGTTATCAAAAGTTAATATCTCTAACAGTGGAGACCTTAATCAAACAGAAAATAGTAGATCTAAAGAAGGGGGTAGAGAGCGATCTAGTGGCACACACGCCAGATTGTTTATCAACCTAGGGAAAATTGATGATATATCTAATGCCGAATTGCTCCATATGATTTGTGACATCTCTGGTGCAGACAAATCTAAGATTGGTAAAATAGAACTGCAGCAAAAAAGAGCCTATTTCGAGGTGGAGAAAAGTATTGCCAATGATGTTATGGGCAAATTCAAAGGCTACGAGTTTGAAGGTAGAGAAATCAGAGTTAATGAAGAGGAGCAGTCTTCTAGGTCTGGTCATGCTCAGCAACGAGGCTATCAGGATAGAAAACGACGTGGTTCTGGAGGCGGCGGCTCAGGAAGGTCTGGTAGATCAGGTGGTTCCGGACGCTCTAATAGTGGCGGAGGCCGTTCGGGCAGATCTGGTGGACGTAGACGCTGA
- a CDS encoding FtsX-like permease family protein, translated as MLIDYIKVTLRSLSKNKLISSINILGLGISLSAFIFITLYIKKELSYDTGHADSERIYRIHEMIKSDNFTENSSSCPPNTGKFLLKDFPDDIEYMVRFFDFQNPIVTIQLENQELYNEKHVYFTDSSVFDMLDFSLIQGNKNTALTAPWTTVVSEGLAKKYWGDENPIGKKITRVGFQNPFEITGVFRQNSVSHIKANMLHSMATTDPFPFLQRNWIWNPAWTYIKLAPNINPEQFEAKLPGFIQKYYDDRTKHQISHQLMPIEDIHLQSHLEFEMAPNSDIKYVYIFASCAVFLLIIAMVNFVNLSTSYSLLRGKEIGVRKVSGATKSQLIIQFLAESIIIAFIAYLIALVLSVISISLLEPTLEIGIFELLNLKMLSIMTGIVFLIGFLSGVYPAFFISSFDPLVVFKGKMISQGSGKILRKVLVIAQFTIAIVLIIFTYVTYHQLALLNNKNYGFDADKIMVLDVSSTRIGQSYDAFRTQLMSSSSIENVTVMSDILAVNNNNHEFNHEGMTAGEWNYYPALVVDEEFVSSMGMKIIAGRDYSVKYAREDSLSMLVNKTMAKTLGYSNPQDAIGQRMVSRGGNEKIVGVVEDFNYKSLHSPIGPFALDVRRNRQNNNGNFFVRHVAIRLNNTDATTMAHLEEVWKAHVNNVPFTYKMLNHELKKLYQAENNMGSILGTFAVLTVIIACLGLFALASFIAQQKMKEIGIRKVLGANFLKLFYVGYKEQFFLIVIAFATAIPLSYYFVEGWLDDFAYRISIGIVPYLVAGLLALVISSLTVLSNFYKVIISNPSEVLRDE; from the coding sequence ATGCTAATAGACTACATCAAGGTAACTCTCAGGAGTTTATCGAAGAACAAACTCATCTCATCTATAAACATTCTTGGCCTCGGCATTAGCCTTTCGGCTTTCATTTTTATCACCTTATACATCAAAAAAGAATTGAGCTACGACACGGGTCATGCCGATTCGGAACGAATCTATCGTATCCATGAAATGATAAAAAGTGACAACTTCACCGAAAACTCATCGAGCTGCCCACCCAATACAGGCAAGTTTCTACTCAAAGATTTTCCCGATGATATCGAATATATGGTTCGCTTTTTTGATTTTCAAAACCCAATTGTAACCATCCAATTAGAAAACCAAGAGCTCTACAACGAGAAGCACGTGTACTTTACCGACTCGTCGGTTTTCGATATGCTCGACTTCTCCTTGATACAGGGGAACAAGAACACCGCACTGACTGCGCCCTGGACGACTGTTGTCTCAGAAGGTCTTGCCAAAAAATACTGGGGAGACGAAAATCCGATAGGTAAAAAAATCACTCGTGTGGGTTTTCAAAACCCATTTGAAATCACTGGCGTCTTTCGACAAAATTCGGTTTCGCACATCAAAGCTAATATGCTGCACTCGATGGCTACTACAGATCCTTTTCCTTTCTTGCAGCGCAACTGGATATGGAACCCCGCCTGGACATACATCAAATTGGCACCCAATATCAACCCCGAACAATTTGAAGCCAAGCTACCTGGCTTTATTCAAAAGTATTATGACGATCGCACCAAGCATCAGATCTCTCATCAGTTGATGCCTATTGAAGACATTCACTTACAGTCGCATTTAGAATTTGAAATGGCACCCAATAGCGACATCAAATATGTCTATATTTTTGCTTCGTGTGCAGTCTTCTTACTGATCATAGCAATGGTGAATTTCGTAAACTTATCCACTTCCTATTCTCTCTTGCGAGGCAAAGAAATAGGCGTTCGGAAAGTTTCTGGCGCCACCAAAAGCCAACTCATTATCCAGTTTTTAGCAGAGTCTATCATCATTGCTTTTATTGCTTATCTCATTGCATTGGTACTATCGGTGATCTCTATTTCTTTGTTAGAGCCTACGCTCGAAATTGGCATCTTCGAGTTGCTAAACTTAAAAATGCTCTCGATCATGACAGGTATTGTCTTTTTGATCGGTTTCCTATCTGGGGTATATCCTGCTTTTTTCATTTCGTCATTCGATCCTTTGGTCGTATTCAAAGGAAAAATGATCTCACAAGGCAGTGGTAAAATACTCCGAAAAGTACTCGTGATCGCGCAGTTTACCATCGCCATCGTATTGATCATTTTCACCTATGTGACTTACCATCAACTGGCCTTGCTCAACAATAAAAACTACGGGTTTGATGCGGACAAAATCATGGTTTTGGATGTATCTAGTACTCGTATTGGGCAATCCTACGATGCCTTTCGAACCCAGCTCATGAGTAGCTCGTCTATTGAAAACGTAACCGTAATGAGTGACATCTTGGCGGTAAACAACAACAATCACGAGTTTAATCACGAAGGCATGACTGCCGGCGAATGGAACTACTACCCTGCTCTAGTTGTGGATGAGGAGTTTGTATCCTCAATGGGTATGAAAATCATCGCAGGTAGAGACTATTCTGTCAAATATGCTCGTGAGGACTCGCTCTCGATGCTGGTCAACAAAACGATGGCTAAGACACTAGGCTACTCCAACCCACAAGATGCCATAGGCCAACGCATGGTCTCTCGCGGCGGCAATGAAAAAATAGTAGGTGTTGTTGAAGACTTTAATTACAAATCATTGCATTCGCCTATTGGGCCATTTGCACTGGATGTCCGTCGAAACAGACAAAACAACAATGGCAATTTCTTTGTTCGCCATGTGGCCATTCGGCTAAATAACACAGACGCCACCACGATGGCTCATTTAGAAGAAGTATGGAAAGCCCATGTCAACAACGTACCATTCACTTACAAAATGCTCAACCATGAACTAAAAAAACTCTATCAAGCAGAAAACAACATGGGATCGATACTGGGTACGTTTGCTGTGCTTACGGTCATCATTGCTTGCCTTGGACTGTTTGCGCTGGCTTCCTTTATTGCGCAGCAAAAAATGAAAGAAATAGGAATCAGAAAAGTACTGGGAGCAAATTTTCTCAAGTTGTTTTATGTAGGCTACAAAGAACAATTTTTCCTCATCGTAATCGCTTTTGCTACAGCCATACCATTGAGCTATTACTTCGTAGAAGGCTGGCTCGATGACTTTGCTTATCGCATCAGCATTGGCATTGTGCCCTATTTAGTGGCAGGTTTATTGGCTTTGGTCATTTCTTCTCTGACCGTACTGAGTAATTTTTATAAAGTCATTATTTCAAACCCTTCGGAAGTATTGAGAGATGAATAA
- a CDS encoding cold-shock protein, whose amino-acid sequence MKQGKIKFFNESKGYGFVVDDEDSKEYFVHISGLVDQVKEGDAVTFDLKEGKKGLNAVDVKQA is encoded by the coding sequence ATGAAACAAGGTAAAATTAAGTTCTTCAACGAGTCTAAAGGATATGGATTTGTCGTTGATGATGAAGATTCAAAAGAGTATTTCGTTCACATATCTGGTCTTGTAGACCAAGTGAAAGAAGGAGATGCGGTGACGTTTGATTTAAAAGAAGGTAAAAAAGGTTTGAATGCGGTTGACGTAAAACAAGCTTAA
- a CDS encoding alpha/beta fold hydrolase translates to MSIIKINGADIYYEIHGIGPETIVFSHGLLMNGRMFKAQVDYFKARYRCVIYDHRGQGRSEVTAEGYDMESLSMDAIELIKALKLGPCHMVGLSMGGFVAMRLAVHHSEYIKSLLLVETSAEEEPNKFKYNVLKTIVNLFGVKAVINKVMPIMFGQTFLKDPIRKEEVDYWRNEILANEKSITKSVAGVIQRNAISSELGKVSMPTLVIVGDEDVATTVEKAKNIKLKIPQAHLATIKRAGHSSTIEEPRQVIDAIEVFLNGVH, encoded by the coding sequence ATGTCAATTATTAAAATAAACGGAGCAGATATCTATTACGAAATTCATGGGATCGGGCCAGAGACAATTGTTTTTAGTCACGGTTTGCTCATGAATGGCAGGATGTTCAAGGCGCAGGTTGATTATTTCAAAGCGCGTTATCGATGTGTGATATACGATCATCGTGGGCAAGGTAGAAGTGAGGTGACTGCCGAAGGATACGATATGGAATCTCTTTCTATGGATGCCATTGAATTAATTAAAGCTCTAAAGCTTGGACCTTGTCATATGGTAGGATTGTCTATGGGAGGGTTTGTGGCCATGCGGTTGGCAGTTCATCATAGTGAATATATCAAATCCTTGCTATTGGTGGAGACCTCAGCAGAAGAAGAGCCTAATAAGTTTAAGTATAATGTGTTGAAAACCATCGTCAATTTATTTGGCGTCAAAGCCGTGATCAATAAGGTAATGCCCATCATGTTTGGTCAGACTTTCTTGAAAGACCCGATCAGAAAAGAAGAAGTAGATTATTGGCGAAATGAAATACTGGCCAATGAAAAATCCATTACCAAGTCGGTGGCAGGTGTGATTCAGCGAAACGCAATCAGTAGTGAACTGGGCAAAGTATCTATGCCTACACTCGTCATAGTAGGGGATGAAGACGTGGCTACCACCGTAGAAAAGGCTAAAAACATCAAATTGAAAATTCCACAAGCACACTTGGCTACGATCAAGCGAGCAGGCCATTCTTCTACCATCGAAGAGCCTCGTCAGGTCATCGATGCCATAGAAGTATTCTTGAATGGTGTCCATTAA
- a CDS encoding saccharopine dehydrogenase C-terminal domain-containing protein: MNNIIVLGGGMVGSAMAIDLAKNNKVTVVDFNQAVLVKLQAKSPAIQVQALDVTKEADLKKSIEPFDMVVCAVPGFLGYQTLTWILEAQKNVVDISFFPEDALTLKSLAEAGGVTAIVDCGVAPGMSNLVLGYHNESMNIEHFECLVGGLPKVKKWPFAYKAPFSPVDVIEEYTRPARYVENGHVLTKPALSDVAHHDFDAVGTLESFNSDGLRSLLFTMGHIPNMIEKTLRYPGHVEYIQVLKSSGFFETQPIEVSTGVLVNPLDFTSKVLFDEWKLGETEEEMTVMRITVSGKNESGDKETIIYHLHDSYCADTQTSSMARTTGYTATAAVNLLLQGKFGEIGVFPPEQVSNHDGCFDFILHYLSERGVVYRKETILG, translated from the coding sequence ATGAATAACATCATCGTATTAGGTGGTGGTATGGTAGGTAGCGCCATGGCCATCGATTTAGCTAAAAACAATAAAGTAACTGTAGTTGATTTTAATCAGGCAGTGCTAGTCAAACTGCAGGCCAAGTCTCCGGCTATTCAGGTGCAGGCTCTTGACGTGACCAAAGAAGCTGATTTGAAAAAGTCCATAGAACCCTTTGATATGGTAGTCTGCGCTGTGCCTGGGTTTTTGGGCTATCAAACGCTTACTTGGATACTAGAAGCACAAAAAAATGTAGTGGATATTTCATTTTTTCCTGAAGATGCTTTGACGCTGAAGTCATTAGCAGAGGCTGGTGGAGTCACTGCCATTGTAGATTGTGGTGTAGCACCAGGTATGAGCAATCTTGTCTTGGGTTATCACAATGAGAGCATGAACATCGAACATTTTGAATGTTTGGTCGGAGGATTGCCCAAAGTGAAAAAGTGGCCATTTGCTTACAAAGCACCTTTTTCGCCAGTGGATGTGATCGAAGAGTATACCCGGCCAGCACGATATGTGGAAAACGGCCATGTCCTAACCAAACCAGCTTTATCGGATGTAGCCCACCATGATTTTGATGCAGTGGGTACGTTAGAGTCCTTCAATTCGGATGGGCTGCGTTCGCTTTTGTTTACGATGGGTCATATTCCAAACATGATAGAAAAGACTCTCCGTTACCCTGGGCATGTGGAGTATATCCAAGTCCTCAAGTCTAGTGGTTTTTTTGAGACCCAGCCCATTGAAGTAAGTACAGGAGTACTAGTCAATCCATTGGATTTTACCTCAAAAGTACTTTTTGATGAATGGAAATTAGGGGAAACCGAAGAGGAAATGACCGTGATGCGTATCACAGTGTCAGGAAAAAATGAATCAGGAGATAAGGAAACCATCATCTATCATCTACACGATTCCTACTGTGCAGATACCCAAACGTCTTCAATGGCACGGACGACGGGCTACACCGCAACAGCTGCTGTGAATCTATTGCTTCAGGGGAAGTTTGGCGAAATAGGGGTGTTTCCTCCAGAGCAAGTGAGCAACCATGACGGTTGTTTTGATTTTATTTTACATTATCTGAGTGAGCGTGGCGTAGTTTACCGTAAAGAAACTATTTTAGGATAA
- a CDS encoding M1 family metallopeptidase, with product MKRTAILLFTALSSIIILQSAQEIQHDTTYSRLDSLRGSITPERAWWDLTYYHLSMNVDPASKTLEGTNQVDYKVLSEYQVIQIDLQAPMELKGASQDGQNLKFTKEGPAHFIELVKKQKIGEVNSLLLSYGGQPLEAKNAPWDGGITWNKDNNGNDFIASSCQGIGASLWWPCKDHMYDEVDSMLMSITVPKHLIDVSNGRPRGVDDNKNGTKTYHWFVNNPINNYGVNINIGDYVHFGESYAGEKGKLDLDYYVLRDNLKKAKKQFKDAPRTLEALEYWFGPYPFYEDGYKLVEAPYLGMEHQSSVTYGNGYQNGYKGTDLSGTGWGLKWDYIIIHESGHEWFANNITYKDMADMWIHESFTTYSEGLFTEYFYGKAAGAEYIRGLRAGIDDTMPIIADYGVNAHGSGDMYPKGANMLHTLRQVVNDDAKWRNILRGLNETFYHQTVTTQQIEGFISEQADRDFQYVFDQYLRKSSLPVFEYILKDDHILYRWSGVVEGFDLPVKVSVDGVDIWLEANTGWQSIEVKQPKSLHIDPDFYVSTLNVMGS from the coding sequence ATGAAACGAACAGCCATTCTTTTATTTACTGCACTATCGTCCATAATCATATTGCAATCGGCCCAAGAAATCCAGCATGACACCACCTACAGCCGTCTAGACAGCCTGCGAGGATCTATCACTCCAGAGCGCGCTTGGTGGGATCTCACCTACTATCACCTAAGCATGAACGTAGACCCTGCCAGCAAAACACTGGAAGGCACCAACCAAGTAGACTACAAAGTATTATCCGAATACCAAGTCATTCAAATCGATCTGCAAGCCCCTATGGAACTGAAAGGTGCAAGCCAAGATGGACAAAACCTAAAATTCACTAAAGAAGGCCCGGCTCATTTCATCGAATTAGTAAAAAAGCAAAAAATAGGAGAAGTAAACAGCCTCCTCCTCAGCTATGGAGGCCAGCCCCTAGAAGCGAAAAATGCGCCCTGGGATGGAGGCATCACTTGGAACAAGGACAACAATGGCAACGACTTCATAGCATCGTCATGTCAAGGCATTGGTGCTAGCCTCTGGTGGCCGTGCAAAGATCATATGTACGACGAAGTAGATAGTATGCTCATGAGCATCACCGTACCCAAGCACCTGATAGATGTATCCAACGGCAGACCCCGCGGCGTAGATGACAACAAGAACGGCACCAAGACCTACCACTGGTTTGTCAACAATCCGATCAATAACTATGGCGTAAACATCAACATTGGCGATTACGTGCATTTTGGAGAAAGCTACGCAGGCGAAAAAGGCAAACTAGATCTAGACTACTATGTACTGCGGGACAACCTAAAAAAAGCAAAAAAACAGTTCAAAGATGCCCCTCGAACATTAGAAGCACTGGAATATTGGTTTGGCCCTTATCCTTTTTATGAAGACGGTTACAAGCTTGTGGAAGCACCATATCTGGGCATGGAGCACCAAAGCTCCGTCACCTATGGCAATGGCTACCAAAACGGCTACAAAGGCACGGATCTGTCTGGTACAGGATGGGGCCTGAAATGGGACTACATCATCATTCACGAAAGTGGGCACGAGTGGTTTGCCAACAATATCACCTACAAAGACATGGCCGACATGTGGATACACGAAAGCTTCACGACCTATTCCGAAGGGCTATTCACCGAATACTTCTATGGCAAAGCGGCTGGCGCCGAATACATCCGTGGGCTGCGTGCAGGTATCGACGACACCATGCCCATCATCGCCGACTACGGCGTGAATGCCCATGGGTCTGGAGATATGTATCCCAAAGGGGCCAATATGCTACACACCCTACGGCAAGTGGTGAACGACGATGCCAAATGGCGCAACATCCTACGAGGACTCAACGAAACCTTCTACCATCAAACCGTAACTACCCAGCAAATAGAAGGCTTCATCAGCGAGCAAGCGGATCGAGATTTTCAATATGTATTTGATCAATACCTGAGAAAAAGTAGTCTGCCTGTATTTGAATATATACTAAAAGATGATCACATTCTTTATCGCTGGTCTGGCGTAGTCGAAGGCTTTGACCTACCAGTGAAAGTATCTGTAGATGGTGTAGATATATGGCTCGAAGCCAATACAGGCTGGCAAAGCATCGAAGTCAAGCAACCAAAATCACTCCATATCGACCCCGACTTTTATGTATCTACACTGAATGTAATGGGCAGCTAA